A single window of Luteipulveratus halotolerans DNA harbors:
- a CDS encoding rhodanese-like domain-containing protein, with amino-acid sequence MSERRTGIDAVLDDSRAGLDRVSPQTAYDALGEGALLVDIRPVAQRAAEGEVDVPVLHIERNVLEWRLDPASDARIPQADNGSRVIVLCQEGYASSLAAESLQRVGLPDATDVIGGFRAWREAGLPTRGDA; translated from the coding sequence GTGAGCGAGCGGCGTACCGGCATCGACGCTGTGCTCGACGACTCGCGGGCCGGTCTCGACCGCGTGAGCCCGCAGACGGCGTACGACGCCCTGGGCGAGGGTGCGCTGCTGGTCGACATCCGACCGGTCGCCCAGCGTGCGGCGGAGGGCGAGGTCGACGTCCCCGTGCTCCACATCGAGCGCAACGTGCTCGAGTGGCGCCTCGACCCAGCGAGCGATGCTCGAATCCCTCAGGCGGACAACGGGTCTCGGGTGATCGTGCTCTGTCAGGAGGGTTACGCGTCATCGCTCGCGGCCGAGTCGTTGCAGCGGGTCGGTCTGCCGGACGCCACCGACGTGATCGGCGGCTTCCGGGCATGGCGTGAGGCTGGGCTCCCGACCCGAGGCGATGCATGA
- a CDS encoding ABC transporter substrate-binding protein, translating into MPSITRTTPAWLPLIAVALLATSCSDPSSAAPRDDASTAKINTSPDQHRVAVSKDARAASLLPARIRDKGTITIADSAGASGTPPLAFTADDNKTPIGVEVDIAHLLAAKLGVRLDLRTTSWENLFLGADSGAYDVVVSNVTVTEERKEKYDFATYRKDDLAFEATQGGSWKVKSGKDIQGKTIAVSSGTNQEKILLDWNKANIAAGLKPAKIVYYQSASDYYLALSSGRIDAYLGPNPTAAYHVATGGKTEIIGRFSGGGATVQGLIAALSKKNSGLAQPLAAALNSAIADGSYAKVLSRWDLSNEAVPTSQINPPGLPKEAS; encoded by the coding sequence ATGCCCTCCATCACTCGAACGACGCCTGCGTGGCTGCCCCTGATCGCCGTCGCACTGCTCGCGACCTCGTGCAGCGACCCCTCCAGCGCCGCCCCTCGCGACGACGCCAGCACGGCGAAGATCAACACCTCTCCTGACCAGCATCGCGTCGCGGTGAGCAAGGACGCACGGGCCGCCTCCTTGCTGCCCGCACGTATCCGCGACAAGGGGACCATCACCATCGCCGACAGCGCCGGTGCGAGCGGCACCCCGCCGCTGGCGTTCACCGCCGATGACAACAAGACCCCCATCGGCGTCGAGGTCGACATCGCCCACCTCCTCGCGGCCAAGCTGGGCGTCCGTCTCGACCTGCGTACGACCTCCTGGGAGAACCTGTTCCTCGGCGCCGACTCCGGGGCGTACGACGTCGTCGTCTCCAACGTGACGGTGACCGAAGAGCGCAAGGAGAAGTACGACTTCGCCACCTACCGCAAGGACGACCTCGCCTTCGAGGCGACTCAGGGCGGCAGCTGGAAGGTCAAGAGCGGCAAGGACATCCAGGGCAAGACGATCGCGGTGAGCAGCGGCACCAACCAGGAGAAGATCCTGCTCGACTGGAACAAGGCCAACATCGCAGCCGGCCTCAAGCCCGCCAAGATCGTCTACTACCAGAGCGCGAGCGACTACTACCTCGCCCTGAGCTCGGGTCGCATCGACGCCTACCTCGGACCCAACCCCACCGCCGCCTATCACGTCGCGACCGGCGGCAAGACCGAGATCATCGGCCGGTTCTCGGGTGGCGGCGCGACGGTGCAGGGCCTCATCGCCGCGCTCAGCAAGAAGAACTCCGGACTCGCCCAACCCCTTGCCGCTGCGCTGAACTCGGCGATCGCCGACGGCTCGTACGCCAAGGTCCTGAGCCGTTGGGACCTCAGCAACGAGGCCGTCCCCACCTCGCAGATCAACCCTCCGGGCCTGCCCAAGGAGGCGAGCTGA
- a CDS encoding GNAT family N-acetyltransferase, translated as MPTFLVLDDTAHAPEIGAVATYVQRRLQSLGHRVDVASRTPQPTAADAVVVASDAVGEHVRRAVLASGAHAVLVVGTHAGDIEETATALIERLPEPAAQVIRATPLERHQVLLYKDGGFVLSSTAATTVQRDVDALLAAVLGHAQESIASSQAPAPVIARRVPYDAPELADLLTDLRVEYSTRYARETANTTLTEVPATDFVEPRGTFVVLLRGGRTVAGGAIRRFDDHTAEIKRVWTASSVRRQGFGRRVIDELEIAAADLGYDRVFLSTGPRQPEARALYLAAGYRPGFDLEDTPESVGRHVFTKTLHAHPATSDVAQPA; from the coding sequence ATGCCCACCTTCCTCGTCCTGGACGACACGGCGCACGCGCCCGAGATCGGCGCCGTCGCGACGTACGTGCAGCGTCGGCTGCAGTCGCTCGGCCACCGGGTCGACGTCGCCTCGCGCACACCTCAACCGACGGCCGCCGACGCGGTCGTCGTCGCGAGCGACGCGGTCGGCGAGCACGTCCGGCGCGCGGTGCTCGCATCGGGTGCGCACGCGGTACTGGTGGTCGGCACGCACGCCGGCGACATCGAGGAGACCGCGACCGCGCTCATCGAACGGCTCCCGGAGCCTGCCGCGCAGGTGATCCGCGCGACTCCCCTGGAACGCCACCAGGTGCTGCTGTACAAGGACGGCGGCTTCGTGCTGTCGAGCACGGCCGCGACCACGGTCCAGCGCGATGTCGACGCACTCCTCGCCGCCGTACTGGGGCACGCGCAGGAGAGCATCGCCTCCTCCCAGGCACCTGCGCCGGTCATCGCCCGTCGCGTGCCGTACGACGCGCCCGAGCTGGCAGACCTGCTCACCGACCTGCGCGTCGAGTACTCCACCCGCTACGCACGCGAGACGGCCAACACCACCCTCACCGAGGTGCCGGCCACCGACTTCGTCGAGCCGCGAGGCACGTTCGTGGTGCTGCTGCGCGGCGGTCGTACCGTCGCCGGCGGCGCGATCCGCCGCTTCGACGACCACACGGCCGAGATCAAGCGCGTGTGGACGGCGAGCAGCGTGCGGCGACAGGGCTTCGGGCGCCGGGTCATCGACGAGCTCGAGATCGCGGCTGCGGACCTCGGGTACGACCGGGTCTTCCTCTCGACCGGCCCGCGTCAGCCCGAGGCACGAGCGCTCTACCTGGCTGCCGGCTACCGCCCCGGGTTCGACCTCGAGGACACACCGGAGTCGGTGGGTCGCCACGTCTTCACCAAGACCCTGCATGCCCACCCGGCGACGTCCGACGTCGCCCAGCCCGCCTAG
- a CDS encoding cysteine dioxygenase — protein MTTTSETTRPSTGQVTRSHLLLTLRLFAEDPALAELVDLDATERTWHQVTSTPQLQVWVIAWPPGTSTGWHDHGGAIGAFRVVRGSLDEHSWAAGEQRRRLGAGDLRMFSGTHIHDVRNVGARPALSVHAYSPNLASMTRYTLTDGRLAVADVDEGEQW, from the coding sequence ATGACCACGACCTCTGAGACCACCAGGCCCAGCACGGGTCAGGTCACCCGCTCGCACCTGCTGCTGACGCTGCGGCTGTTCGCGGAGGACCCCGCGCTGGCCGAGCTGGTCGACCTCGACGCCACCGAGCGCACCTGGCACCAGGTCACGAGCACCCCGCAGCTGCAGGTGTGGGTGATCGCCTGGCCACCCGGCACCAGCACGGGCTGGCACGACCACGGCGGCGCGATCGGCGCGTTCCGGGTGGTGCGCGGCAGCCTCGACGAGCACTCCTGGGCTGCGGGCGAGCAGCGGCGACGCCTCGGCGCGGGTGACCTGCGGATGTTCTCCGGCACCCACATCCACGACGTGCGCAACGTCGGCGCACGGCCGGCCCTGTCCGTGCACGCGTACTCCCCCAACCTGGCGTCCATGACGCGGTACACGCTGACCGACGGACGTCTTGCGGTCGCCGACGTCGACGAGGGCGAGCAGTGGTGA
- a CDS encoding putative leader peptide, which translates to MGTSRLVRPSRLHRRRHVDLLRVASSQC; encoded by the coding sequence ATGGGGACCAGCCGGCTCGTCCGACCGTCCCGGCTTCACCGCCGGCGTCACGTCGACCTGCTGCGCGTCGCGTCCTCGCAGTGTTGA